In Pseudomonas sp. MYb327, one DNA window encodes the following:
- a CDS encoding nucleotide sugar dehydrogenase — protein MRISIFGLGYVGAVCAGCLSARGHDVVGVDVAKDKIDMINAGKSPIVEPGLGELLAQGIQTGRLRGTTNFAEAIRDTDLSMICVGTPSKKNGDLELNYIEAVCREIGFVLRDKTTRHTIVVRSTVLPGTVANVVIPILEDCSGKKAGVDFGVAVNPEFLRESTAIADYDQPPMTVIGEFDKASGDVLQSLYEELDAPIIRKDIAVAEMIKYTCNVWHATKVTFANEIGNIAKAVGVDGREVMDVVCQDKTLNLSQYYMRPGFAFGGSCLPKDVRALTYRAGSLDVEAPLLNSLMRSNESQVQNAFDIVESHDKRKVALLGLSFKAGTDDLRESPLVDLAEMLIGKGFDLSIYDSNVEYARVHGANKDYIESKIPHVSSLLNADFDDVINNSDVIILGNRDEKFRSLVQNVPHGKQVIDLVGFMSKATSVTGRTEGICW, from the coding sequence ATGCGCATCAGCATATTTGGTTTGGGTTACGTTGGCGCAGTATGTGCCGGTTGCCTGTCTGCACGGGGCCATGACGTCGTTGGCGTAGATGTTGCCAAAGACAAGATCGATATGATCAATGCCGGCAAATCGCCGATCGTTGAACCGGGCCTGGGTGAACTTCTGGCGCAAGGTATTCAGACGGGCCGCCTGCGTGGCACGACCAACTTCGCCGAGGCGATTCGTGACACCGATCTGTCGATGATCTGCGTCGGCACGCCGAGCAAGAAGAACGGCGACCTGGAACTGAACTACATCGAAGCCGTGTGCCGCGAGATCGGTTTTGTCCTGCGTGACAAGACCACCCGCCACACCATCGTGGTGCGCAGCACCGTACTGCCGGGCACCGTGGCCAACGTGGTAATCCCGATCCTCGAAGACTGCTCCGGCAAGAAGGCCGGTGTTGATTTCGGTGTTGCGGTGAACCCTGAGTTTCTGCGCGAAAGCACTGCCATCGCCGACTACGATCAGCCGCCAATGACCGTCATCGGCGAGTTCGACAAAGCGTCCGGTGACGTTCTGCAATCGCTGTACGAAGAGCTCGACGCACCGATCATCCGCAAGGACATCGCCGTTGCCGAGATGATCAAGTACACCTGCAACGTATGGCACGCCACCAAGGTGACCTTCGCCAACGAGATCGGCAACATCGCCAAGGCTGTCGGTGTCGACGGTCGTGAAGTGATGGACGTGGTTTGCCAGGACAAGACCCTGAACCTGTCCCAGTACTACATGCGCCCGGGTTTCGCCTTCGGCGGCTCGTGCCTGCCGAAAGACGTGCGTGCCCTGACCTACCGCGCCGGTTCCCTGGACGTAGAAGCGCCGCTGCTCAACTCGCTGATGCGCAGCAACGAGTCCCAGGTACAGAACGCCTTCGACATCGTCGAAAGCCACGACAAACGCAAAGTCGCCTTGCTGGGCCTGAGCTTCAAGGCCGGCACCGACGACCTGCGCGAAAGCCCGCTGGTTGATCTGGCAGAAATGCTGATCGGCAAGGGTTTCGATCTGAGCATCTACGACAGCAACGTCGAGTACGCCCGTGTCCACGGTGCGAACAAGGACTACATCGAGTCGAAGATCCCGCACGTTTCGTCGTTGCTCAACGCTGACTTTGACGACGTGATCAACAACTCCGACGTGATCATCCTCGGCAACCGTGACGAGAAATTCCGCTCCCTGGTGCAGAACGTTCCTCACGGCAAGCAAGTGATCGACCTGGTTGGCTTCATGTCCAAGGCCACCAGCGTGACTGGCCGGACCGAAGGCATCTGCTGGTAA
- the yaaA gene encoding peroxide stress protein YaaA: MLMVISPAKTLDYETPPATQRFTQPQYLDHSQELILQLRDLTPAQISELMHVSDKIGGLNAARFGSWTPAFTPENAKQALLAFKGDVYTGLNAQTFSEADFDYAQQHLRMLSGLYGLLRPLDLMQPYRLEMGTKLANARGKDLYAFWGTRISEWLNEALADQGDDVLLNLASNEYFSAVKRNALNARIINTEFKDLKNGQYKIISFYAKKARGMMSRFVIEERINDPAALKRFDVQGYRYSAEQSKPDNLVFLRDHAPE, from the coding sequence ATGCTGATGGTGATTTCACCCGCCAAGACCCTCGATTACGAAACACCGCCGGCGACCCAGCGTTTCACCCAGCCGCAATACCTCGACCATTCCCAGGAGTTGATCCTGCAATTGCGCGACCTGACGCCGGCGCAGATCAGCGAGTTGATGCACGTCTCCGACAAGATCGGCGGGCTCAACGCCGCGCGTTTCGGCAGCTGGACCCCGGCGTTTACGCCCGAGAATGCTAAGCAGGCTTTGCTGGCATTCAAGGGCGACGTGTACACCGGCCTGAATGCGCAAACCTTCAGCGAAGCCGATTTCGATTACGCCCAGCAGCATTTGCGCATGCTCTCCGGCCTGTACGGCCTGCTGCGCCCGCTGGACCTGATGCAACCGTACCGACTGGAAATGGGCACCAAACTGGCCAATGCCCGCGGCAAGGACCTTTATGCCTTCTGGGGCACGCGGATCAGCGAATGGCTGAACGAAGCCCTGGCCGATCAAGGCGATGACGTGCTGCTGAACCTGGCCTCCAACGAATACTTCTCGGCGGTCAAACGCAACGCCCTCAACGCTCGCATCATCAACACCGAGTTCAAGGATCTGAAGAATGGTCAGTACAAGATCATCAGTTTCTACGCGAAAAAGGCCCGCGGCATGATGAGCCGCTTCGTCATTGAAGAGCGCATCAACGATCCGGCTGCGCTCAAGCGGTTCGACGTTCAAGGCTATCGCTACAGCGCCGAGCAGTCTAAACCGGACAATCTGGTGTTCCTGCGCGATCACGCACCAGAGTGA
- a CDS encoding polysaccharide deacetylase family protein — translation MRIAFLLSAWLLSFGAMAAPSDVATLDRTTWPEQLSNPTLFDVASRAEILMFAHILLASEALDEPTLAQRLGLRSINMESINRVRQHMWQRLLSNYNFAQQSCDQDASFCFLVEDMPTLREQATKFQISEDSYYIKWAEPSRQFHTQYLDEQLRKAALFPQVSSEVDHFGDYERSGDGMHDRLFLLTFDSAANAIPDNTAWVTEYLRKSNMSGTFFVLGKDIQARLAERSVASLQSTYSTQCVGVQGWEFRSHSHWQDWQDSVHRSAELVKGKLPENYVPLFRPPDGQRRSDAEGFFKSQGLQVALWDIDAQDGAGKLKGSQSAQRVLTLMLLWRHGVINFNVKQDGVKTALPWLITHTAQSGIGWEDCQSGFQ, via the coding sequence TTGCGCATCGCTTTTCTATTATCGGCCTGGCTTTTGAGCTTCGGCGCCATGGCGGCTCCCTCAGACGTGGCGACCCTAGATCGAACTACTTGGCCTGAACAGCTCAGCAATCCAACGCTGTTCGACGTGGCCTCGCGCGCGGAGATCCTGATGTTCGCCCACATACTGCTGGCCAGCGAAGCCCTGGACGAACCGACGCTGGCCCAGCGTTTGGGCTTGCGCAGCATCAACATGGAGTCGATCAACCGTGTGCGCCAGCATATGTGGCAACGCCTGCTGAGCAACTACAACTTCGCTCAGCAAAGCTGCGATCAGGACGCTTCGTTCTGTTTTCTGGTCGAGGACATGCCGACCCTGCGCGAACAAGCCACCAAGTTTCAGATCAGCGAAGACAGCTACTACATCAAGTGGGCCGAGCCGAGCCGTCAGTTTCATACCCAGTACCTGGACGAGCAGTTGCGCAAGGCAGCGCTGTTTCCACAAGTCAGCAGTGAAGTCGATCATTTCGGTGACTATGAGCGCAGTGGCGACGGGATGCATGACCGGCTTTTTCTGCTGACCTTCGACAGCGCCGCGAATGCCATACCGGACAACACAGCCTGGGTCACGGAGTATCTGCGAAAGTCGAATATGAGCGGCACATTCTTCGTCCTCGGCAAGGACATCCAGGCACGTCTGGCCGAGCGTTCGGTGGCCAGCCTGCAATCGACGTACTCAACGCAGTGTGTCGGCGTGCAGGGGTGGGAATTCCGCTCCCACAGCCATTGGCAGGACTGGCAGGATTCGGTACATCGCAGCGCCGAACTGGTTAAAGGCAAACTACCGGAAAACTATGTACCGCTGTTCCGTCCGCCGGATGGCCAGCGCCGGTCCGATGCCGAAGGCTTCTTCAAGTCCCAGGGCTTGCAGGTGGCGCTGTGGGACATCGATGCCCAGGACGGTGCCGGCAAGCTCAAGGGCAGCCAGAGCGCGCAACGGGTACTGACCCTGATGCTGCTGTGGCGCCATGGCGTGATCAACTTCAATGTGAAGCAGGATGGGGTAAAAACGGCGTTGCCCTGGCTGATTACGCACACGGCGCAAAGCGGCATCGGCTGGGAGGATTGCCAGAGCGGGTTCCAGTGA
- a CDS encoding PhoH family protein, whose translation MDDHGRSSSSNQPILYVLDTNVLIHDPNALLNFEEHHVAIPMTVLEELDKLKSGHHSVAAECRQAIRLIDKTLGDASPEDVEQGVPIQRGKSGPKGLLSILMSKRAEPSIILPEHLNDNIIINQLIDLHARDPKLPVVLVTKDINMRLKARACGIAAEDYSTDQLVDDVSLLPNGYHNMTGSFWDRVSKVETRQDHGRTWHQVQLIDNLPAVHINEFIIDEQGFVGWIKEIEEDKLLILDLHQEPLLHQEAWGLKPRDIYQSLALYALLDPDIHLVNLSGAAGSGKTILALAAAIEQTMVSKRYRRIIATRSVQGLDQEIGFLPGTEAEKMEPWLGAITDNLEALHMDDESTHGSVDYILSKVPLQFKSLNYIRGRSFQQSLILIDECQNLTPHQMKTIITRAGAGSKVVCLGNLAQIDTPYLSATSSGLTYLTERFKDFPNGVHITLQGVPRSILAEYAESHL comes from the coding sequence ATGGATGATCACGGACGTAGCTCTTCTTCCAACCAGCCAATCCTTTATGTACTCGATACCAACGTATTGATTCACGATCCAAACGCGCTGCTCAATTTCGAAGAACACCATGTCGCCATCCCGATGACCGTGCTGGAAGAGCTCGACAAGCTCAAGAGCGGGCATCACAGCGTGGCTGCCGAATGCCGTCAGGCCATCCGCCTGATCGACAAGACCCTGGGTGATGCCTCTCCCGAGGACGTTGAGCAGGGCGTGCCGATCCAGCGGGGCAAGAGCGGGCCGAAGGGCTTGCTGTCAATTCTGATGAGCAAGCGTGCCGAGCCGAGCATCATTCTGCCCGAGCATTTGAACGACAACATCATCATCAATCAGTTGATCGACCTGCACGCGCGCGATCCGAAATTGCCTGTGGTGCTGGTCACCAAAGACATCAACATGCGCCTCAAGGCCCGAGCTTGTGGGATCGCGGCCGAGGACTACAGCACCGACCAACTGGTCGACGACGTGTCGCTGCTGCCCAACGGTTACCACAACATGACCGGTTCCTTCTGGGACCGTGTGAGCAAGGTCGAAACCCGTCAGGACCACGGCCGCACCTGGCATCAGGTGCAACTGATCGACAACCTGCCGGCGGTGCACATCAACGAGTTCATCATCGATGAGCAGGGTTTTGTCGGCTGGATCAAGGAGATTGAAGAAGACAAGTTGCTGATTCTGGACCTGCACCAGGAACCGTTGTTGCACCAGGAAGCCTGGGGCCTGAAGCCACGTGACATCTATCAGAGCCTGGCGCTGTACGCCTTGCTTGATCCGGACATTCATCTGGTCAACCTGTCCGGTGCCGCCGGTTCCGGTAAAACCATCCTGGCGCTGGCCGCTGCAATCGAGCAGACCATGGTCAGCAAACGCTATCGCCGGATTATCGCTACCCGTAGCGTGCAGGGCCTCGATCAGGAAATCGGCTTCCTGCCTGGCACCGAAGCGGAAAAAATGGAGCCGTGGCTGGGCGCCATCACCGACAACCTCGAAGCCTTGCACATGGACGACGAAAGCACCCATGGCAGCGTCGACTACATCCTCAGCAAGGTGCCTTTGCAGTTCAAATCGCTCAACTACATCCGGGGGCGCAGCTTCCAGCAAAGCCTGATTTTGATCGATGAATGCCAGAACCTCACGCCGCACCAGATGAAAACCATCATCACCCGTGCTGGCGCCGGTTCCAAAGTGGTGTGCCTGGGCAACCTGGCACAGATTGACACCCCTTACCTGTCCGCGACCAGTTCCGGGCTGACCTACCTCACTGAACGCTTCAAGGATTTCCCGAACGGGGTGCACATCACCCTGCAAGGGGTGCCACGTTCGATTTTGGCCGAATACGCCGAATCGCATTTGTAA
- the moaC gene encoding cyclic pyranopterin monophosphate synthase MoaC, with amino-acid sequence MLTHLDSQGRANMVDVTEKAVTFREATAQALVRMLPETLQMIVSGGHPKGDVFAVARIAGIQAAKKTSDLIPLCHPLMLTGVKVELSAEGDDSVRIVARCKLSGQTGVEMEALTAASVAALTIYDMCKAVDRGMTIESVRLLEKVGGKSGHFQADQP; translated from the coding sequence GTGCTGACTCATCTCGATTCCCAAGGTCGCGCCAATATGGTCGACGTCACTGAAAAAGCCGTGACGTTCCGTGAGGCGACGGCCCAAGCGCTGGTGCGCATGCTCCCAGAGACCCTGCAGATGATCGTCAGCGGCGGTCACCCCAAGGGTGATGTGTTCGCCGTGGCGCGCATCGCCGGAATTCAGGCGGCGAAGAAAACCAGTGATTTGATTCCGCTGTGCCACCCGCTGATGCTGACTGGCGTCAAGGTTGAGCTCAGTGCCGAAGGCGACGACAGCGTGCGCATCGTGGCGCGCTGTAAGTTGTCCGGGCAGACCGGCGTCGAGATGGAAGCGCTGACCGCCGCCAGTGTCGCGGCGCTGACCATCTACGACATGTGCAAGGCCGTCGATCGCGGCATGACCATTGAAAGCGTGCGGCTGCTGGAAAAGGTTGGCGGCAAGAGCGGTCATTTCCAGGCGGATCAGCCATGA
- a CDS encoding MoaD/ThiS family protein, whose protein sequence is MNITVKFFARYREALGVDSVKVEGSFATVDDVRLLLAQRDGADVLTEQNLMCARNEDLCQLDEPVSDGDEVAFFPTVTGG, encoded by the coding sequence ATGAACATCACCGTTAAGTTTTTCGCTCGTTATCGCGAAGCATTGGGCGTGGATTCGGTGAAGGTCGAAGGCAGCTTCGCCACGGTCGACGATGTGCGTTTGCTGCTGGCTCAGCGTGACGGCGCCGACGTTCTGACCGAGCAAAATCTGATGTGCGCCCGCAACGAAGACCTCTGCCAGCTCGACGAGCCGGTCAGCGATGGCGATGAAGTGGCGTTCTTTCCGACCGTGACCGGAGGCTGA
- the moaE gene encoding molybdopterin synthase catalytic subunit MoaE, with translation MAIRVQATAFDPGAEVNAMHHANVGVGAVVSFVGYVRDFNDGLDVAGMFLEHYPGMTEKALGKIATEAEQRWPLLKLEVLHRIGALEPGEPIVFVGAASAHRQAAFDACAFVMDYLKTRAPFWKKENTSDGPRWVEGRDSDHAAADRWNK, from the coding sequence ATGGCCATTCGCGTGCAAGCCACGGCGTTCGATCCGGGAGCTGAAGTCAATGCCATGCATCACGCCAATGTCGGCGTCGGCGCGGTGGTGAGTTTTGTTGGGTACGTGCGCGATTTCAATGACGGGCTCGATGTGGCCGGGATGTTCCTCGAACACTATCCGGGCATGACCGAAAAAGCCCTCGGCAAAATAGCCACCGAGGCCGAGCAACGTTGGCCGTTGCTCAAACTGGAAGTGCTGCATCGCATTGGCGCGCTGGAACCGGGTGAGCCGATCGTCTTCGTCGGCGCCGCCAGTGCACACCGTCAGGCAGCGTTCGATGCCTGCGCCTTCGTGATGGATTACCTGAAAACCCGCGCGCCGTTCTGGAAGAAGGAAAACACCAGTGATGGCCCGCGTTGGGTTGAAGGGCGTGACAGTGATCATGCGGCGGCGGATCGCTGGAACAAATAA
- a CDS encoding ABC transporter substrate-binding protein has translation MKKFPLITSLALSLLACSSVFAAEKTLRIGIEAAYPPFASKTDKGEIVGFDYDIGNALCAQMQVKCVWVEGEFDGLIPSLKVKKIDMALSSMTINEDRKKSVDFTHKYYFTSSRLVMKEGAVVDDQYASLKGKTIGVQRATTTDRYATEVFEPKGINVKRYGNNEEIYMDLAAGRLDAIFADTIPLNDFLSMPRGKGYAFVGPELKDPKYVGEGAGIAVRKGNAELVSQLNTAIDGIRANGEYQKISDKYFKSDIYGD, from the coding sequence ATGAAGAAGTTTCCCCTCATCACCAGTCTGGCCCTGAGCCTGTTGGCGTGCAGCTCTGTGTTTGCCGCCGAGAAAACCTTGCGAATCGGTATCGAAGCGGCCTATCCGCCATTCGCTTCCAAAACCGACAAAGGCGAGATCGTTGGTTTCGACTACGACATCGGTAATGCCTTGTGCGCACAGATGCAGGTCAAGTGTGTGTGGGTCGAGGGTGAGTTCGACGGTCTGATTCCTTCCCTGAAGGTGAAGAAAATCGACATGGCGCTGTCGTCCATGACCATCAACGAAGATCGCAAGAAGTCGGTGGATTTCACCCACAAGTACTACTTCACCTCCTCGCGTCTGGTGATGAAGGAAGGCGCTGTGGTGGATGATCAGTACGCCAGCCTCAAGGGCAAGACGATTGGCGTGCAGCGCGCAACCACCACTGACCGGTATGCCACTGAGGTGTTTGAACCCAAGGGCATCAACGTCAAGCGTTATGGCAACAACGAAGAGATCTACATGGACCTGGCGGCCGGTCGTCTCGATGCGATTTTTGCCGACACCATTCCGCTGAATGACTTCCTGTCGATGCCGCGCGGTAAAGGCTATGCGTTTGTCGGACCGGAATTGAAGGACCCGAAATACGTGGGCGAGGGCGCGGGGATTGCGGTGCGCAAGGGGAATGCCGAACTGGTTAGCCAGTTGAATACGGCCATCGATGGCATTCGTGCCAATGGCGAATATCAGAAGATTTCGGATAAGTATTTCAAGTCCGACATCTACGGCGACTGA
- a CDS encoding PAS domain-containing protein, with the protein MDPTLIDTSLDNFRAIADAIATLFFPHAEVVLHDLRTQKVDYIANNLSKREIGDDSALEDMLSEDVSERNIGPYEKLNWDGQKIRSLSTVLRDSEGHPLAVLCINLNISLFENAKAALDLFLSPSKLIPQPDSLFRDDWQERINTFLHNWLRERQLSLNLLTRDHKRELVLALHAEGAFKGKSASNYVANVLNMGRATVYKHLKELKG; encoded by the coding sequence ATAGATCCGACCCTGATCGACACATCCCTGGATAACTTCCGGGCGATCGCCGATGCCATCGCCACGTTGTTCTTTCCTCACGCCGAGGTCGTGCTGCATGACCTGCGCACGCAAAAGGTTGATTACATCGCCAACAACCTGTCGAAAAGGGAGATTGGCGACGATTCGGCGCTGGAAGATATGCTCAGTGAAGACGTCAGCGAACGTAACATCGGGCCGTATGAAAAGCTCAATTGGGATGGTCAGAAAATTCGCAGCCTGAGCACTGTGCTGCGCGACAGTGAAGGTCATCCGCTGGCGGTGCTGTGCATCAATCTGAATATTTCGCTGTTCGAGAATGCCAAGGCTGCGCTGGATCTGTTTCTGTCACCAAGCAAGCTGATCCCGCAACCGGACTCGTTGTTTCGCGATGACTGGCAGGAGCGGATCAATACCTTTCTGCACAACTGGCTGCGCGAACGGCAGCTGAGCCTGAACCTGCTGACTCGCGATCACAAACGGGAGCTGGTGCTGGCGCTGCATGCCGAAGGTGCGTTCAAGGGCAAAAGCGCGTCGAACTATGTGGCCAATGTGCTGAACATGGGCCGGGCGACGGTGTACAAGCATTTGAAGGAATTGAAGGGCTGA